One region of Parerythrobacter jejuensis genomic DNA includes:
- the phhA gene encoding phenylalanine 4-monooxygenase → MATLAEPEQDFSVLPEMPADVFTAPLQKPDHVGEDWLEPSQTQYSSDDDAVWDDLFARQMDVLPGRAASAFLAGLDKLDLGKGGVPDFKAMSEELDRLTGWSVVPVPMLIPDHVFFWHLANRRFPAGNFIRTRETFDYIQEPDVFHDVFGHVPMLTDPTFADYMQEYGRAGWKAMRYNRLKALGSLYWYTVEFGLIEEAPGDIRAYGAGILSGPTEAVFAVEAESPNRIMLNVDRVMRTDYVISDLQPTYFVIESFEDLFRQTVERDFDRLYRNLPPAFTYANSAVIDVDYVVNRGTQEYLLRGGRGSGAEPV, encoded by the coding sequence ATGGCGACTCTAGCAGAACCAGAACAGGACTTTAGCGTCCTGCCCGAAATGCCCGCGGATGTCTTTACTGCGCCGCTGCAGAAGCCCGACCATGTCGGCGAGGATTGGCTCGAGCCGTCGCAAACGCAATACTCCAGCGATGATGACGCGGTCTGGGACGATCTGTTCGCACGGCAGATGGATGTGCTTCCAGGCCGGGCCGCCAGCGCCTTTCTGGCAGGTCTCGACAAGCTCGATCTGGGCAAGGGAGGCGTGCCCGATTTCAAGGCCATGTCCGAAGAGCTGGACCGGCTGACCGGATGGAGCGTCGTCCCCGTCCCGATGCTGATCCCCGATCACGTGTTTTTCTGGCACTTGGCCAATCGCCGTTTCCCGGCGGGGAATTTCATCCGCACCCGCGAAACCTTCGATTACATCCAGGAACCGGATGTGTTCCATGATGTGTTCGGCCATGTGCCGATGCTGACCGATCCGACTTTTGCCGATTACATGCAGGAATATGGCCGGGCCGGGTGGAAGGCGATGCGATACAACCGGCTCAAGGCCCTCGGCTCGCTATACTGGTATACAGTCGAATTCGGCCTGATCGAGGAGGCGCCCGGCGACATCCGGGCCTATGGCGCAGGGATCCTGTCCGGCCCGACAGAGGCGGTATTTGCAGTCGAGGCGGAAAGCCCCAACCGGATCATGCTCAATGTCGACCGCGTCATGCGCACCGACTACGTGATCAGTGACCTGCAGCCGACCTATTTTGTGATCGAGAGTTTCGAAGACCTGTTCCGCCAGACGGTGGAGCGTGATTTCGACCGGCTCTATCGCAACCTGCCGCCGGCCTTCACCTATGCCAATTCAGCCGTGATCGATGTCGATTACGTGGTGAACCGGGGCACCCAGGAATATTTGCTTCGCGGCGGGCGCGGTTCCGGGGCCGAGCCTGTCTGA
- a CDS encoding FAS1-like dehydratase domain-containing protein, translating to MSNWNAWIGREMAQSDTLDHALARRWCATFDLEMRDRAMPQGIHLCLCTPQAPSNALGADGHPARDDSADSFFPPIPLPRRMWAASEIAFQAPLEIGAAITRTSRIVSVSEKDGKSGKLGFVEVEHVTMAGEIEAVRETQTLVYRDAAAPDAPLSPPAPGEGKFDASDWGTVRTFTPSETLLFRYSALTFNTHRIHYDAPYASDVERYRGLVVHGPLITSLLLQLVAQEYGDNALAGFAFRAISPAIAGEPLHLALKQGNNGLELGAFAADGRQTLKASATLS from the coding sequence ATGAGCAATTGGAATGCATGGATCGGGCGCGAGATGGCCCAGAGCGACACGCTTGATCACGCGCTCGCGCGGCGCTGGTGTGCGACCTTTGATCTCGAGATGCGGGACCGGGCAATGCCGCAGGGCATTCACCTGTGCCTCTGTACTCCTCAAGCGCCGTCCAATGCCTTGGGCGCAGACGGCCACCCGGCTCGCGATGATAGCGCTGACAGTTTCTTTCCGCCGATCCCGCTGCCCCGCCGGATGTGGGCCGCGAGCGAAATCGCCTTCCAGGCACCGCTGGAAATCGGCGCGGCAATCACGCGCACCAGCCGAATTGTTTCGGTCAGCGAAAAAGACGGAAAGAGCGGCAAGCTCGGCTTTGTCGAGGTCGAACATGTGACCATGGCGGGCGAGATCGAGGCTGTGCGCGAAACGCAAACGCTGGTCTATCGTGATGCCGCAGCGCCCGACGCTCCGCTCAGCCCGCCAGCGCCCGGTGAGGGAAAGTTCGACGCCAGTGATTGGGGCACAGTGCGAACATTCACACCCTCCGAAACTCTGCTGTTCCGCTATTCCGCGCTGACCTTCAACACCCACCGCATCCACTATGACGCCCCCTATGCCAGTGATGTGGAGCGCTATCGCGGGCTGGTCGTCCACGGGCCGCTGATTACCAGCCTGTTGCTCCAGCTCGTGGCGCAGGAATATGGCGACAACGCGCTGGCCGGCTTCGCCTTCCGCGCCATCAGCCCGGCCATTGCAGGCGAACCGCTGCATCTTGCCCTGAAACAAGGGAATAACGGACTGGAGCTTGGCGCTTTTGCTGCCGATGGCCGCCAAACGTTGAAGGCAAGCGCGACGCTTTCCTAG
- a CDS encoding M13 family metallopeptidase, with translation MIRTVIASTASVFALALATPALAESQPADETAAAAAEPTTPTMSFGEWGVDPALISQDVDPGDDFFKYVNQKWLDANPLPAEFSRFGAFNLLREKSTTDVKALIDELVAKDPASLSNDESRIVNAHNAYLDTAAIDAADLAPAQGYINQIVAANTLGDLANLWATPGFSSPIGGFVNVDAKQPDRYVAYIGIGGLGLPDRDYYTDTSEKGLETQKLYKEYLTFLFGEAGYADPAAAAIAVYAFEDRLAREVMWDRTVSRNRDLTYNAVTKEEMAAMAGDVPVNAIMDAIGFSKSPIYVVSSMPPSEERIKELGLDEATVAKIGKGLPGMFDVLSNMDVATLQAWTIKEFLSDNASVLPTRFDKASFEFYGKKLRGTPEQRPRWKRAIDATEGSLGELVGKSYVERYFPAENKAAMDKLVANLRIAMAQSIEEIDWMGAQTKVEAKAKLDSFDPKIGYRDNLETYEGLAITADNPLANSIAAQAWQLQDNIAKLGGPIDRTEWFMTPQTVNAYYNPTKNEIVFPAAILQQPFFGLGADIAVNYGAIGGVIGHEIGHGFDDQGSKSDGTGKLRNWWTDEDRAAFDERGDKLVAQYSSFCPFDDGETCVNGRLTLGENIGDVGGLSLAYRAYKIATKDVDVPVIDGFTGDQRFFLAWAQVWRSAQREENYRLRLRTGAHSPEEYRVNGVVRNIDAWYEAFGVTEGDAMYLPPEERVRIW, from the coding sequence ATGATCCGTACCGTAATCGCATCCACCGCGAGCGTATTTGCGCTTGCCCTGGCCACCCCTGCACTGGCCGAAAGCCAGCCGGCCGATGAAACCGCGGCCGCCGCTGCCGAACCAACGACGCCGACCATGAGTTTTGGCGAATGGGGTGTCGATCCGGCGCTGATCTCGCAGGATGTCGATCCGGGCGACGACTTCTTCAAATACGTCAACCAGAAGTGGCTCGATGCCAATCCGCTGCCGGCCGAATTTAGCCGCTTTGGCGCTTTCAATCTGCTCCGTGAAAAGAGCACGACAGATGTGAAGGCCCTGATCGACGAATTGGTTGCGAAAGATCCGGCCAGTCTGTCCAATGACGAGAGCAGGATTGTGAACGCGCACAATGCGTATCTCGACACCGCCGCGATTGACGCGGCCGATCTCGCCCCGGCGCAGGGCTATATCAACCAGATCGTGGCGGCGAATACGCTCGGTGATCTGGCCAATCTGTGGGCCACTCCCGGATTTTCCTCGCCCATCGGCGGATTTGTGAATGTCGATGCGAAGCAGCCGGACCGCTATGTCGCCTATATCGGGATTGGCGGACTGGGCCTGCCGGATCGCGACTATTACACCGATACCAGCGAAAAAGGGCTGGAGACGCAAAAGCTCTACAAGGAGTATCTGACCTTCCTGTTCGGCGAGGCGGGCTATGCCGATCCGGCCGCTGCGGCCATTGCTGTTTATGCGTTTGAAGACCGGTTGGCGCGCGAAGTGATGTGGGACCGCACGGTCAGCCGCAATCGCGACCTCACCTATAACGCCGTGACCAAGGAAGAGATGGCAGCGATGGCGGGCGATGTGCCGGTCAACGCCATTATGGACGCAATCGGCTTCTCCAAATCGCCGATCTATGTCGTCAGCTCGATGCCGCCGAGCGAGGAGCGGATCAAGGAATTGGGCCTCGACGAGGCGACAGTTGCCAAGATCGGCAAGGGCCTGCCCGGCATGTTCGACGTGCTGAGCAATATGGATGTTGCCACCCTTCAGGCGTGGACGATCAAGGAATTCCTGTCCGACAATGCCTCCGTCTTGCCGACCCGTTTCGACAAGGCGAGTTTCGAGTTTTACGGCAAGAAGCTGCGCGGTACGCCAGAACAACGCCCGCGCTGGAAACGCGCCATCGATGCGACCGAAGGATCCTTGGGTGAACTGGTCGGCAAGAGCTATGTCGAGCGTTATTTCCCGGCCGAGAACAAGGCTGCGATGGACAAGCTGGTCGCAAACCTGCGTATCGCGATGGCGCAATCGATCGAAGAAATCGACTGGATGGGCGCACAGACCAAGGTTGAAGCCAAGGCCAAGCTCGACAGTTTCGATCCCAAGATCGGCTATCGTGACAATCTCGAAACCTATGAAGGGCTGGCGATCACGGCGGACAACCCGCTCGCCAACTCGATCGCGGCGCAGGCTTGGCAGCTGCAGGATAACATCGCCAAGCTGGGCGGACCGATCGACCGGACCGAATGGTTCATGACTCCGCAGACCGTCAACGCCTACTACAACCCGACCAAGAACGAGATCGTGTTCCCGGCCGCCATTCTGCAGCAGCCTTTCTTCGGACTGGGTGCGGATATCGCGGTCAATTACGGCGCGATTGGCGGGGTGATCGGGCATGAAATCGGCCACGGCTTCGACGATCAGGGGTCCAAGTCCGATGGCACCGGCAAGCTGCGCAATTGGTGGACCGACGAAGACCGGGCCGCTTTTGACGAACGCGGCGACAAGCTGGTCGCGCAATATTCTTCGTTCTGCCCGTTCGATGACGGCGAAACCTGCGTCAACGGCCGCCTGACCCTGGGCGAGAATATCGGCGATGTTGGCGGGCTCAGCCTGGCGTATCGTGCCTACAAGATCGCGACCAAGGATGTGGATGTGCCGGTGATCGACGGTTTCACCGGTGATCAGCGCTTCTTCCTCGCCTGGGCGCAAGTGTGGCGTTCGGCACAGCGCGAAGAGAATTACCGCCTGCGTTTGCGCACCGGAGCGCACAGCCCGGAAGAATACCGCGTCAATGGCGTCGTGCGGAATATTGATGCCTGGTATGAAGCCTTTGGCGTGACCGAGGGTGACGCAATGTACCTGCCGCCGGAAGAGCGCGTGCGCATCTGGTGA
- a CDS encoding acetyl-CoA C-acetyltransferase: MTLRRVAICTPLRTPVGKFGGTLAPMEAGALGAVILKALMERSKIDPARVDDVVFSQGYGSGEAPCIGHWSWLAAGLPLEVPGYQLDRRCGSGLQAIVNAAMMVQTGAADVVVAGGVESMSNVEHYTTKARKGARMGDMVLWDRLTRGRLMSQPIERFGVISGMIETAENLASDYGISREACDAFAVRSHQNATKAWADGKFDAQLVPVDVPQRRGDPVTFSHDEGYRADATMESLGALRAIEGKQNPDAVVTAGNASQQNDAAAACLVVAEDKVEELGLEPLLWFEGWAAAGCDPSRMGIGPVPAVERLFARTGKSWDDIGLVELNEAFAPQALAVLKGWGWSEDDSRREIVNVNGSGISLGHPIGATGGRILADMAHEMHRREVRYGLETMCIGGGQGIAAIFERAA, from the coding sequence ATGACCCTACGCCGCGTTGCTATCTGCACCCCCTTGCGTACCCCCGTCGGCAAGTTCGGCGGCACCCTTGCCCCGATGGAGGCTGGCGCTCTGGGCGCGGTGATCCTGAAAGCGCTGATGGAGCGGAGCAAAATCGATCCGGCCCGCGTCGACGATGTGGTCTTCAGCCAAGGCTATGGCAGCGGCGAAGCGCCCTGCATCGGTCATTGGAGCTGGCTGGCGGCGGGCTTGCCGCTCGAAGTGCCCGGCTACCAGCTCGACCGGCGCTGCGGATCGGGCCTGCAGGCCATCGTCAACGCGGCCATGATGGTGCAGACCGGCGCGGCAGACGTGGTGGTCGCAGGCGGCGTCGAGAGCATGTCCAATGTCGAGCATTACACTACCAAGGCCCGCAAGGGCGCGCGAATGGGCGACATGGTGCTGTGGGACCGGCTAACGCGCGGTCGCTTGATGAGCCAGCCGATCGAACGCTTCGGCGTGATCAGCGGGATGATCGAGACGGCAGAGAACCTCGCCAGTGATTACGGCATCAGCCGCGAGGCCTGCGATGCATTCGCGGTCCGCAGCCACCAGAACGCCACCAAGGCATGGGCCGACGGCAAGTTCGATGCGCAATTGGTGCCGGTCGATGTACCGCAAAGGCGCGGCGATCCCGTCACCTTTTCGCACGACGAAGGCTACCGCGCCGATGCGACGATGGAATCGCTGGGTGCGCTCCGCGCGATCGAAGGCAAGCAGAACCCCGATGCAGTCGTGACCGCGGGCAATGCCAGCCAGCAAAACGATGCCGCCGCTGCGTGCCTGGTCGTGGCGGAGGACAAGGTGGAAGAACTGGGGCTGGAGCCGCTGCTGTGGTTCGAAGGCTGGGCTGCTGCAGGCTGTGACCCCAGCCGGATGGGCATTGGCCCGGTTCCGGCGGTCGAGCGGCTGTTTGCCCGCACCGGCAAGAGCTGGGACGATATCGGCCTGGTCGAACTCAATGAAGCTTTTGCGCCCCAAGCACTCGCGGTCCTGAAGGGCTGGGGCTGGTCGGAGGATGACAGCCGGCGCGAGATTGTGAACGTCAACGGATCGGGCATTTCGCTTGGCCACCCGATTGGTGCAACAGGAGGCCGCATCCTGGCCGATATGGCCCATGAAATGCACCGCCGCGAGGTGCGCTATGGCCTCGAGACCATGTGCATCGGCGGCGGACAGGGCATCGCCGCCATCTTCGAGCGCGCGGCCTGA
- a CDS encoding polyhydroxyalkanoate depolymerase, translated as MLYHAYEMQRSWMNSVSSWASINASLISNPANPFAKMGVMPMAANALDVLAHATADYGKPAFGITEVDIDGQLYPVIEATVVNRPFGDLKRFRLDGVDDTRPKLLIAAPMSGHYATLLRGTVERMLQQYEVYITDWADAATVPVHEGSFDLDDYIDYLMEFLEYIEGVNPGQRPHMMAVCQPSVPAFAATALLNQHKSPAAPATLTMMGGPIDTRESPTTVNDHAMNRPIQWFRQNVITSVPMKYRGAGRKVYPGFMQLSAFISMNLQSHMMSHYEMFKHLTAGDDASAQATKDFYDEYRAVCDMTAEFYLQTVEEVFQKHSIPNGTFEHKGEVVDLTQITNTALLAIEGERDDISGLGQTKAALKLATGLKDDKKRYYMAEGAGHYGIFNGSRWRDKVAPVVEEFVAAHG; from the coding sequence TTGCTTTATCACGCCTATGAAATGCAGCGCAGCTGGATGAATTCCGTCAGCTCGTGGGCGTCGATCAACGCCTCGCTGATTTCCAATCCGGCCAATCCGTTTGCGAAAATGGGCGTAATGCCGATGGCGGCAAACGCGCTCGACGTTCTTGCCCACGCGACGGCCGATTACGGCAAACCGGCCTTTGGCATCACCGAAGTCGATATCGACGGCCAACTCTATCCTGTGATCGAAGCTACCGTGGTCAATCGCCCGTTTGGCGACCTCAAGCGCTTCCGCCTCGATGGTGTCGACGATACCCGCCCGAAGCTCCTGATCGCCGCACCGATGAGCGGACACTACGCCACGCTGCTGCGCGGTACGGTCGAGCGGATGCTCCAGCAATACGAGGTTTACATTACCGACTGGGCCGATGCCGCGACGGTGCCGGTGCACGAAGGGAGCTTCGATCTCGACGATTACATCGATTACCTGATGGAATTCCTCGAATATATCGAAGGGGTCAATCCCGGCCAACGCCCGCACATGATGGCGGTGTGCCAGCCGTCGGTGCCCGCCTTTGCAGCAACCGCGCTGCTGAACCAGCATAAATCACCGGCAGCCCCGGCGACGCTGACCATGATGGGCGGCCCGATCGATACGCGCGAAAGCCCGACCACGGTCAATGATCATGCCATGAACCGCCCGATCCAATGGTTCCGACAGAACGTGATCACCTCAGTGCCGATGAAATATCGCGGCGCGGGGCGGAAGGTCTATCCCGGTTTCATGCAGCTTTCCGCGTTCATAAGCATGAACCTGCAAAGCCACATGATGAGCCATTACGAGATGTTCAAACACCTGACCGCCGGTGACGATGCCAGCGCGCAAGCGACCAAGGATTTCTACGACGAATATCGCGCCGTGTGCGACATGACGGCGGAGTTTTACCTGCAAACGGTCGAGGAAGTGTTCCAGAAACACTCGATCCCCAACGGCACGTTCGAGCATAAGGGCGAAGTGGTCGACCTGACCCAGATAACCAATACAGCCCTGCTCGCCATCGAAGGCGAACGCGACGATATTTCAGGCCTCGGCCAGACCAAGGCGGCTCTGAAGCTGGCGACCGGCCTGAAGGACGACAAGAAGCGCTATTACATGGCCGAAGGCGCCGGCCATTACGGCATCTTCAACGGCAGCCGCTGGCGCGACAAGGTGGCACCGGTGGTGGAAGAGTTTGTGGCGGCACACGGCTAG
- the ppk2 gene encoding polyphosphate kinase 2, giving the protein MGKLKKKHYEKLLEPMEEELVSMARWARVTGARICVIFEGRDTAGKGGAIRAVSQRLNPRQCRVVALSKPNETERTQWYFQRYVAHLPAAGEIVLFDRSWYNRAGVEQVMGFADDQQVASFLDEAPRFERMLVDDGILLCKYWLTTDQENQEERLAERLEDPLKRWKLSPIDLAAREKYDAYTEAREAMLEATHNDHAPWTLVDFNDQKRGRLTLVRDLLDRLPDTHIEPEPLEFPELGRAPRQESYTVLDPISNYPVD; this is encoded by the coding sequence TTGGGCAAGCTGAAAAAGAAGCATTATGAAAAGCTGCTTGAACCGATGGAGGAAGAGCTGGTCTCCATGGCCCGTTGGGCGCGGGTGACCGGTGCGCGCATCTGTGTCATTTTCGAAGGGCGCGATACGGCGGGCAAGGGCGGTGCGATTCGCGCGGTAAGCCAGCGCCTCAATCCGCGCCAATGCCGCGTGGTGGCGCTTTCCAAACCCAATGAGACCGAGCGCACGCAATGGTATTTCCAGCGCTATGTCGCACATCTGCCTGCCGCAGGGGAAATCGTACTGTTTGATCGCAGCTGGTACAATCGCGCCGGTGTCGAGCAGGTGATGGGCTTCGCTGACGACCAGCAGGTCGCCAGCTTTCTCGACGAAGCGCCCCGGTTCGAACGCATGCTGGTCGATGATGGCATCCTGTTGTGCAAATACTGGCTGACGACCGATCAGGAAAACCAGGAAGAGCGCCTGGCCGAACGGCTGGAAGATCCGCTCAAACGCTGGAAACTCTCGCCGATCGATCTAGCCGCGCGCGAAAAATACGATGCCTATACCGAGGCGCGCGAGGCGATGCTGGAAGCAACACATAACGACCATGCACCGTGGACCCTGGTCGATTTCAACGACCAGAAACGCGGGCGGCTGACGCTGGTGCGCGATCTGCTCGATCGCTTGCCCGATACGCATATCGAGCCTGAACCGCTGGAGTTTCCGGAGCTGGGCCGCGCGCCTCGGCAGGAAAGCTACACTGTGCTCGATCCGATCAGCAATTATCCGGTCGACTAG
- a CDS encoding ABC transporter transmembrane domain-containing protein gives MIYREAAKYPDKVALAFLALLITAGATLAIPAGFKLIIDRGFGTGGDPADVGRWFQYLLMIVGVLSVGTALRFYFVSWLGERVVADIRVKVHQNLLRQEPGFYEENSPKEISSRMTSDTAIIEQVVGTTVSVALRNVLMAIGGTVYLFYLAPSLTAGMALVIPAVVIPITVFGRRLRNVSRTSQDRVADVGAMVTEVLSAMKVVQSFGQEKREESRFGEAVEQIFTVAKRRILLRAAMTSVIILLIFGSITLLMWRGAVGVSQGDISGGTIAAFVITGGLVAGAFGALTEVYGDLLRGAGAASRLNELLVSQPLIAAPERPQALPRPARGNLSFRNVTFRYPTRPETAALKDFTLEVEPGETVAIVGPSGAGKSTIFQLVERFYDPQVGTVRLDGIPLTGVDPREIRERMAFVPQDGVLFSADARDNLRYGNWDASDEQIWDAARAANAEEFLRELPEGLDTFLGEDGTRLSGGQQQRVAIARALLRDAPILLLDEATSALDAESERLVQDALDHLMRDRTTLVIAHRLATVRAADRIVVMESGQIVEQGTHAQLKAAGGLYARLAQLQFDVPPSEAAE, from the coding sequence ATGATCTATCGCGAAGCGGCGAAATACCCGGACAAAGTTGCGCTGGCTTTCCTTGCCTTGCTGATCACAGCCGGGGCGACATTGGCGATCCCTGCCGGTTTCAAGCTGATTATTGATCGCGGTTTCGGCACTGGCGGTGACCCGGCGGATGTCGGCCGTTGGTTCCAGTATTTGCTGATGATCGTCGGGGTGCTGTCCGTCGGCACAGCGCTGCGGTTCTATTTCGTAAGCTGGCTGGGTGAAAGGGTTGTCGCCGATATCCGGGTCAAGGTGCACCAGAACCTGCTACGGCAGGAGCCAGGCTTCTACGAAGAGAACAGCCCCAAGGAAATTTCCAGCCGGATGACCAGCGACACCGCGATCATCGAACAGGTGGTGGGCACCACCGTTTCGGTCGCCTTGCGCAATGTGCTGATGGCGATCGGAGGCACAGTCTATCTGTTCTATCTCGCGCCGTCGCTGACGGCCGGCATGGCATTGGTGATCCCTGCCGTGGTCATTCCGATCACGGTGTTCGGCAGGCGCCTGCGCAATGTTTCGCGGACCAGCCAGGATCGCGTCGCCGATGTCGGCGCGATGGTGACCGAAGTGCTCTCGGCCATGAAAGTGGTCCAGTCCTTCGGCCAGGAAAAGCGCGAAGAAAGCCGGTTTGGCGAGGCGGTCGAACAGATTTTCACCGTTGCGAAGCGCCGCATCCTGCTGCGGGCGGCGATGACGTCGGTGATTATCCTGCTAATCTTCGGCTCGATCACCTTGCTGATGTGGCGCGGCGCTGTTGGCGTGAGCCAGGGCGACATATCCGGCGGCACGATCGCGGCCTTCGTGATTACGGGGGGCCTTGTTGCCGGGGCCTTCGGCGCGCTGACAGAGGTCTATGGCGATTTGCTGCGCGGGGCCGGGGCGGCCAGCCGTCTCAATGAATTGCTGGTTTCCCAACCGCTGATTGCTGCGCCCGAACGCCCGCAAGCGCTGCCCAGGCCGGCACGCGGCAATTTGTCGTTCCGCAATGTCACGTTCCGTTACCCGACCCGGCCCGAAACTGCCGCACTGAAGGATTTCACGCTGGAAGTAGAGCCGGGCGAGACGGTTGCCATCGTGGGCCCATCGGGTGCAGGCAAATCGACGATTTTCCAGCTGGTGGAGCGGTTCTATGATCCGCAGGTCGGCACCGTCCGGCTTGACGGAATTCCCCTGACCGGGGTCGATCCACGCGAAATACGGGAGCGAATGGCGTTTGTGCCGCAGGATGGCGTGCTGTTCAGCGCCGATGCGCGCGACAATCTGCGTTACGGCAATTGGGACGCGAGCGACGAACAGATATGGGATGCCGCCCGCGCTGCCAATGCCGAGGAATTTCTGCGGGAGCTGCCCGAAGGGCTCGACACGTTCCTGGGCGAAGATGGCACCCGCCTGTCAGGCGGCCAGCAGCAGCGCGTGGCGATTGCCCGGGCGCTGTTGCGCGATGCCCCGATCCTGTTGCTGGACGAGGCGACCAGCGCGCTGGATGCGGAAAGCGAACGGCTGGTGCAGGATGCGCTCGACCACTTGATGCGCGATCGTACGACGCTGGTGATTGCGCATCGTCTTGCCACCGTTCGCGCTGCCGACCGGATCGTAGTGATGGAGAGCGGGCAGATTGTCGAACAGGGCACTCATGCCCAGCTGAAGGCGGCGGGCGGTCTCTATGCTCGCCTGGCCCAGCTGCAGTTCGATGTACCGCCCAGCGAAGCCGCCGAGTAG
- a CDS encoding undecaprenyl-diphosphate phosphatase: protein MTFLQLLIIAVVQGITEFLPISSSGHLILIPNFTEFPDQGPLIDVAVHVGSLLAIIVYFFKDVLTLARGGFASIGVGADRADAPSERRLFWWIVLGTIPAVAFGLAIKMGAFNAIAEDWFNITIIDGDLMSSIRFTDLIAFNLIVYGIALGLADWLGKEVKKFEDMSWRDGLIVGIAQALAIIPGTSRSGVTMTAARVLGYTRVEAARFSFLLSIPAVAGAGVLIVPEIFEAGSALALDALIAGVLTFIAAFATMAFLMNFLKRASMMVFVVYRVAMGCALLAFF, encoded by the coding sequence ATGACATTTCTGCAGCTCCTTATCATCGCAGTGGTCCAGGGGATCACCGAATTCCTGCCGATTTCTTCGTCGGGACACCTGATCCTGATCCCCAATTTCACCGAATTTCCGGACCAAGGGCCGCTAATCGATGTCGCGGTGCATGTCGGTTCTCTGCTCGCGATCATTGTCTATTTTTTCAAGGATGTGCTCACGCTCGCACGGGGCGGGTTTGCCAGCATCGGCGTCGGTGCTGACCGCGCCGATGCGCCTTCTGAACGGCGGCTGTTCTGGTGGATCGTGCTCGGCACCATTCCTGCCGTTGCGTTTGGTCTCGCAATCAAGATGGGCGCGTTCAACGCGATCGCTGAAGACTGGTTCAACATCACGATTATCGATGGCGACCTGATGAGCTCGATCCGCTTTACCGATCTCATCGCTTTCAACCTGATCGTCTATGGCATCGCGCTCGGCCTGGCCGATTGGCTTGGCAAGGAAGTCAAGAAATTTGAAGATATGAGCTGGCGCGACGGCCTGATCGTCGGCATCGCGCAAGCGCTTGCCATCATCCCCGGCACCAGCCGTTCGGGTGTCACCATGACTGCGGCGCGGGTGCTGGGATACACGCGGGTCGAGGCTGCACGCTTTTCCTTCCTGCTCTCGATCCCGGCTGTTGCAGGTGCGGGCGTACTGATCGTTCCCGAGATCTTCGAAGCTGGCAGCGCCCTGGCGCTCGATGCGCTGATTGCCGGCGTGCTGACCTTTATCGCAGCTTTCGCCACCATGGCGTTCCTGATGAATTTCCTGAAGCGGGCCTCAATGATGGTGTTTGTGGTCTATCGCGTTGCCATGGGCTGTGCCTTGCTTGCCTTTTTCTAG